A genomic window from Equus caballus isolate H_3958 breed thoroughbred chromosome 5, TB-T2T, whole genome shotgun sequence includes:
- the RPS27 gene encoding small ribosomal subunit protein eS27 isoform X2: MDVKCPGCYKITTVFSHAQTVVLCVGCSTVLCQPTGGKARLTEGCSFRRKQH, translated from the exons ATGGATGTGAAATGCCCGG GATGCTATAAGATCACCACCGTTTTTAGCCATGCACAAACAGTAGTTTTGTGTGTTGGCTGCTCCACTGTTCTCTGCCAGCCTACAGGTGGAAAAGCAAGGCTTACAGAAG GATGTTCCTTCAGACGGAAGCAGCACTAA
- the RPS27 gene encoding small ribosomal subunit protein eS27 isoform X1: MPLAKDLLHPSPEEEKRKHKKKRLVQSPNSYFMDVKCPGCYKITTVFSHAQTVVLCVGCSTVLCQPTGGKARLTEGCSFRRKQH, translated from the exons ATGCCT CTCGCAAAGGATCTCCTGCATCCCTctccagaagaggagaagaggaaacacaAGAAGAAGCGCCTGGTGCAGAGCCCCAATTCCTACTTCATGGATGTGAAATGCCCGG GATGCTATAAGATCACCACCGTTTTTAGCCATGCACAAACAGTAGTTTTGTGTGTTGGCTGCTCCACTGTTCTCTGCCAGCCTACAGGTGGAAAAGCAAGGCTTACAGAAG GATGTTCCTTCAGACGGAAGCAGCACTAA